In one Thermosipho ferrireducens genomic region, the following are encoded:
- a CDS encoding AraC family transcriptional regulator: protein MTFEKGPTTKSKYADIQLHLENGILEAIQEGNLNRALDLYKKIIKIYLDIDIGNKCKLRSIKNHIICLTTLIDKTSYKFFLNTNIAHKEYFFNKIESCRSVNCVIQIGQQIIKKYCKTIADNCCSNNKKIIEKAILYIYDNFSRDIKLHDVCNYVHVSSSYFCSIFKKSTGMCFSRYLNRVRIEKSKELLRQSKMSILEIALEVGFNSQSYFTKMFKKITGVTPKDFRKNYLVSFLKK from the coding sequence ATGACATTTGAAAAAGGTCCAACTACAAAAAGTAAATATGCAGATATTCAATTACACTTGGAAAATGGGATTCTGGAAGCTATTCAGGAAGGAAATTTGAATCGTGCTTTAGATTTATACAAAAAAATCATAAAAATATATCTTGATATCGATATAGGAAATAAATGTAAATTAAGGTCTATTAAAAATCACATAATTTGTTTAACGACTTTGATTGACAAAACAAGTTACAAGTTTTTTCTGAACACTAACATTGCACACAAAGAATATTTTTTTAACAAAATAGAATCTTGCCGTTCGGTAAACTGTGTCATACAAATAGGGCAGCAAATAATCAAGAAATATTGTAAGACGATAGCGGATAACTGTTGTAGTAACAATAAAAAAATTATTGAAAAGGCCATTTTGTATATATACGACAATTTTTCAAGAGATATCAAACTTCATGATGTATGTAATTACGTACACGTCAGCAGCAGTTACTTTTGTTCTATTTTTAAAAAATCCACCGGTATGTGTTTTTCAAGGTATTTAAATAGAGTAAGAATTGAAAAGAGCAAAGAACTACTCAGGCAAAGTAAAATGTCTATATTAGAAATCGCACTTGAAGTTGGGTTTAACAGTCAAAGTTATTTTACAAAGATGTTCAAGAAAATTACCGGAGTTACACCCAAAGATTTTCGAAAAAATTATCTTGTTTCATTTTTAAAAAAATAA
- the rpmH gene encoding 50S ribosomal protein L34, which produces MKRTYQPSRIKRKRTHGFLARSRSASGRKILKNRRRKGRWKLSV; this is translated from the coding sequence GTGAAACGTACATACCAACCATCAAGGATCAAAAGAAAAAGAACCCACGGTTTTTTGGCTCGTTCAAGAAGTGCATCTGGACGAAAGATTTTGAAAAATCGAAGAAGGAAAGGTAGATGGAAACTAAGCGTTTAA
- the rnpA gene encoding ribonuclease P protein component, producing the protein METKRLKFPKKWRLKLRKDFKGLVQFGEAVQDEFFVIIYRKNGLEYSRFGISIKKKFGKAVKRNRARRWIKECVRQNISFIPQGYDFLVITRKRFSELFEKLNYYKCCEDLLELLKRVNNEKNSTINH; encoded by the coding sequence ATGGAAACTAAGCGTTTAAAATTTCCAAAGAAGTGGCGCTTGAAGCTCAGGAAAGATTTCAAAGGATTAGTTCAGTTTGGCGAAGCTGTTCAAGATGAGTTCTTTGTTATTATATATAGAAAGAATGGACTTGAATACAGTAGGTTTGGTATATCTATTAAAAAAAAGTTTGGTAAAGCTGTTAAAAGAAACAGGGCTCGAAGATGGATAAAAGAGTGTGTAAGACAAAATATTTCATTTATACCTCAGGGATACGACTTTTTAGTTATTACAAGGAAGAGATTTTCAGAATTGTTTGAAAAACTAAACTATTATAAATGCTGTGAGGATTTACTGGAGCTTTTGAAGAGGGTAAACAATGAGAAAAATAGTACTATTAATCATTAA
- a CDS encoding HD-GYP domain-containing protein, which yields MIEKKRKILYIFLIAAVIITGFILYFLTKSEMAESATVFGSFIDNAFSNENFIVAQLDKNFFDSKLNRDLKNFLTVGANDYLVGIYYPVKTLKYVKPYKTGYLLYEIPETFLNLHPTGSKIYIITRGEKIVHSSDEELIGSSMEKFFMISARAKTRAGYTAIVGLRVGIFFVKWLLFSLPVVGLFLIMMYFMNNFYQFEKKLLTSVKLINRSLNESLKKLEEKREVSYVPENTTFEVVNELQEIIKKIFTSYSTILKEYKETNNILESTMAELEETYSELMERNIQIISALAEAIELKDAGTSNHSQNVMELSIMLAKELGVKDPTELEAIKYGSILHDIGKIGIPEYILNKTGKLSDEEFEIMKKHTIFGEKVIHTIPGWDLVADIVRHHHENIDGTGYPDGLSDGEISLRSQIVAIVDVFTALTEKRPYRGPLSIEKALEIIKNMVEKKFSRKVYEAFLKTLRKKGLFS from the coding sequence ATGATTGAGAAAAAAAGAAAAATACTGTATATTTTTCTAATCGCAGCTGTAATTATCACCGGATTTATCTTATATTTTTTAACAAAATCAGAAATGGCAGAAAGTGCCACAGTTTTTGGAAGTTTTATTGACAATGCTTTCTCAAACGAAAATTTCATAGTAGCGCAACTTGATAAAAATTTTTTTGACAGTAAATTGAATCGAGACCTCAAAAATTTCCTTACAGTTGGAGCAAATGATTACCTTGTGGGAATTTATTATCCAGTAAAAACTTTAAAATATGTAAAACCCTACAAAACCGGGTATCTTTTATACGAAATTCCAGAAACTTTCTTAAATTTACATCCCACAGGTTCAAAAATATATATAATAACAAGAGGTGAAAAAATTGTTCATTCAAGTGATGAGGAATTGATAGGATCCAGCATGGAAAAATTTTTCATGATATCTGCTCGTGCAAAAACAAGAGCAGGGTACACGGCTATAGTAGGTCTTAGGGTTGGAATTTTCTTTGTAAAATGGCTATTATTTTCTCTACCTGTTGTTGGATTATTTCTAATTATGATGTATTTTATGAACAATTTCTATCAATTTGAAAAAAAGCTTTTAACCTCAGTAAAGTTAATAAATCGTTCATTGAACGAAAGTCTAAAGAAGTTAGAGGAAAAGAGAGAAGTTTCTTATGTGCCCGAAAACACAACATTTGAAGTTGTAAACGAGCTCCAGGAAATAATAAAGAAAATTTTCACAAGTTACTCAACTATCTTGAAAGAATACAAGGAAACAAACAATATTCTTGAAAGTACTATGGCTGAACTTGAAGAAACTTACTCAGAACTTATGGAAAGGAACATCCAGATAATCTCAGCACTTGCTGAAGCTATAGAACTAAAAGATGCAGGAACAAGTAATCACTCCCAAAATGTCATGGAACTTTCAATAATGCTGGCAAAAGAATTGGGAGTAAAGGATCCAACAGAATTAGAAGCTATAAAATATGGCTCTATTCTTCATGATATAGGAAAAATAGGAATTCCAGAATATATACTAAATAAAACAGGGAAATTGAGTGATGAAGAATTTGAAATAATGAAAAAACATACCATATTTGGTGAGAAGGTTATACATACTATCCCAGGCTGGGATCTTGTTGCAGATATTGTACGACACCATCATGAAAATATAGATGGAACAGGTTATCCGGATGGATTATCAGATGGAGAAATAAGTTTAAGATCACAAATTGTAGCTATAGTAGATGTATTCACAGCACTTACAGAAAAAAGACCGTACCGTGGTCCACTTTCAATTGAAAAAGCGCTGGAAATTATAAAAAATATGGTTGAAAAAAAGTTTTCCAGAAAAGTATATGAAGCATTTTTAAAAACTTTAAGAAAAAAAGGATTATTTAGTTAG
- the yidD gene encoding membrane protein insertion efficiency factor YidD has translation MRKIVLLIIKFYQKFISPIKPPTCIYTPTCSEYTYQAVKKFGAIKGLFLGFKRILRCNPLHEGGKDPVPEKFYIFTRRR, from the coding sequence ATGAGAAAAATAGTACTATTAATCATTAAATTTTATCAAAAATTTATATCTCCCATTAAACCTCCAACATGTATATATACTCCCACATGTTCGGAGTATACTTATCAGGCCGTTAAAAAGTTCGGGGCTATAAAAGGCCTTTTCCTGGGCTTCAAGCGTATTTTGCGATGTAATCCCCTTCATGAAGGTGGAAAAGATCCTGTACCTGAAAAATTTTATATCTTTACAAGGAGGCGGTAA
- a CDS encoding FecCD family ABC transporter permease: MGVQSVSKKELKDYRLTKRVAIYAVEAIILIFLIIMSLGSGSVNYSAKEILMALSGQGDSVSRVIVREIRIPRTVSAILVGSNIAIAGALLQAVLKNPLAAPGIIGVTSGASLAAVTIMLVFPALTYFVPFAAFFGGILATFLVFALAWKKGTGVNAVRIVLAGVALNAILGGGTSLLSILYSDRIQGILMWVNGSLAGNTWIDVQTLLPYTVVGFIVALFLSDIANLLQLGDSNAVSLGVKLNQARIILSITAAFLTGISVAIAGIIGFVGLIIPHISRLLVGSNYRFLIPSCALLGASLLVLADMVARTIFAPIELPVGLIMAVSGGPFFLYLLKKVGREGY, encoded by the coding sequence ATGGGTGTACAAAGTGTTTCAAAGAAAGAGTTAAAAGATTATAGGTTAACAAAAAGAGTAGCAATTTACGCTGTAGAAGCTATTATTCTTATTTTCTTAATTATTATGTCTTTAGGTTCTGGCAGTGTGAATTATTCTGCAAAAGAGATTTTAATGGCACTTTCAGGGCAGGGAGATTCAGTCTCCCGGGTTATTGTACGGGAAATCAGAATACCTCGTACTGTATCGGCAATTTTAGTTGGTTCTAATATAGCTATTGCTGGTGCTCTATTGCAAGCAGTTTTGAAAAATCCTTTAGCGGCTCCGGGAATTATAGGGGTTACATCTGGAGCAAGTTTAGCAGCTGTTACAATAATGCTCGTATTTCCTGCATTAACTTATTTTGTACCATTTGCAGCCTTTTTTGGAGGAATTCTTGCAACATTTTTGGTTTTTGCGTTAGCTTGGAAAAAAGGAACAGGTGTAAATGCTGTCAGAATTGTACTTGCTGGAGTAGCGTTAAATGCTATTTTAGGTGGTGGAACTTCTTTATTGTCTATTTTATACAGTGATAGAATACAGGGGATTCTAATGTGGGTGAATGGAAGTTTGGCTGGAAACACATGGATTGATGTGCAAACTTTACTTCCTTATACTGTAGTTGGGTTTATAGTTGCTTTATTTCTATCGGATATAGCTAATCTTTTGCAACTTGGAGATAGTAATGCAGTAAGTCTTGGAGTAAAACTAAATCAGGCAAGAATTATATTGTCTATAACTGCTGCCTTTTTAACAGGAATTTCTGTAGCCATAGCTGGAATAATAGGATTTGTTGGTCTTATAATACCTCATATAAGCAGATTATTAGTTGGTTCTAATTACCGATTTTTAATTCCCTCGTGTGCGTTACTTGGCGCTTCGCTTCTCGTACTCGCAGATATGGTAGCGAGAACAATATTTGCTCCGATAGAATTACCTGTGGGGTTAATTATGGCTGTCTCTGGTGGACCGTTCTTTTTATATTTACTTAAAAAAGTTGGGAGGGAAGGATATTGA
- a CDS encoding ABC transporter ATP-binding protein — MIYAKELEVNYGEKRIVKRISMEIKPGEIVSIIGPNGSGKSTILKVLSRLLKPSGGVAYLDGYDIQHLPTKEVARKLSILSQHNNAPYDFTVKEIVSFGRAPYKKWYEITSSKDEEIIEWALEVTKLTHLANRFVNTLSGGEKQRAWIAMTLAQKTKVLLLDEPTTYLDIAHQLEIMELLYEINRKHGVTVIMVLHDLNQAARFSDRMFAIKDGKLVASGTPNEILTKEMMKKIFNIEAQILIDKSTLRPVFLPLCSINKNKYKLLKIGV, encoded by the coding sequence TTGATTTACGCTAAAGAATTAGAGGTAAATTATGGTGAAAAAAGAATAGTAAAAAGAATTTCTATGGAAATAAAACCTGGAGAAATTGTTTCAATTATTGGTCCAAACGGTTCTGGCAAGTCCACTATACTCAAAGTGTTATCCAGACTTCTCAAGCCTTCGGGAGGAGTAGCCTACTTAGACGGGTATGATATTCAGCATTTACCCACAAAAGAAGTGGCAAGAAAGTTGTCTATACTTAGCCAACATAATAACGCTCCATACGATTTCACTGTTAAGGAAATAGTTTCATTTGGGAGGGCTCCTTACAAAAAATGGTATGAAATTACAAGCTCAAAAGATGAGGAGATTATAGAATGGGCTTTAGAAGTTACAAAACTTACGCATTTGGCAAACAGATTTGTCAATACTTTATCAGGAGGAGAAAAACAACGTGCCTGGATTGCTATGACGTTAGCTCAAAAAACGAAAGTATTGTTGCTTGATGAACCAACGACATATTTAGATATTGCCCATCAATTAGAAATAATGGAGTTGTTATACGAAATCAACAGAAAACATGGTGTAACGGTAATTATGGTTCTGCATGATTTAAATCAAGCAGCAAGATTTAGCGATAGAATGTTTGCAATTAAAGATGGTAAGCTTGTTGCATCTGGAACTCCAAATGAAATTCTAACCAAAGAAATGATGAAAAAGATTTTTAATATTGAGGCTCAGATATTAATTGACAAAAGTACTTTAAGACCTGTGTTTCTTCCATTGTGTTCGATAAACAAAAATAAATATAAACTATTAAAAATTGGAGTGTGA
- a CDS encoding ABC transporter substrate-binding protein, producing the protein MRKIFFALVCGVILLLPLLIFSNGGKIVEEFRIIDAQSQEVVLEKIPERIVVMSYGIATIMNELGIDLVGMTSTKRSLPDALKIIPKLGNPKRPDIERIVKLKPDLIIFGPTFYERHKETFERYKIPVISLSNVTYSDTKELIINLGKAFKKEKKAIEILYEFIKSEKKIIERIIGKPSPKIMIMFGAGSNFVLMRENTFVGSVAKVLKAVNVTEEIVGKENLSSRIPFNIETIVRLNPDVILLVAHGDPEQVRKNFEKEFKENPVWKNINAIKNNNYYFLDFKLFSANPGIRAIESLEYLADILYPQK; encoded by the coding sequence ATGAGAAAGATTTTTTTTGCTTTGGTGTGTGGAGTTATATTACTTTTACCATTGTTAATCTTTAGTAATGGTGGAAAAATTGTAGAAGAATTTAGAATCATTGATGCACAAAGTCAGGAAGTTGTACTTGAAAAAATTCCCGAAAGGATTGTTGTAATGTCTTATGGTATAGCCACTATTATGAATGAGTTAGGAATAGACTTAGTAGGAATGACCTCTACAAAACGCTCTTTACCAGACGCATTGAAGATTATTCCAAAATTAGGCAATCCTAAAAGACCGGATATAGAAAGAATAGTGAAACTAAAACCTGATTTAATAATTTTTGGACCAACGTTTTATGAACGGCATAAAGAAACCTTTGAAAGATACAAGATTCCTGTAATCTCCCTCAGCAATGTTACTTATAGTGATACGAAAGAACTTATAATAAATCTTGGAAAAGCTTTTAAAAAAGAGAAAAAAGCCATAGAAATTTTATACGAATTTATCAAAAGTGAGAAAAAAATTATCGAAAGAATAATAGGCAAACCTTCTCCAAAAATTATGATAATGTTTGGAGCAGGTTCAAATTTTGTGTTGATGAGAGAAAACACTTTTGTGGGAAGTGTGGCTAAAGTATTAAAAGCTGTAAATGTAACTGAAGAGATCGTGGGAAAAGAAAATTTAAGTTCTCGTATTCCATTTAACATCGAAACAATTGTAAGGCTGAACCCTGATGTAATTTTGTTAGTTGCTCACGGAGATCCTGAGCAAGTAAGAAAAAATTTTGAAAAAGAATTTAAAGAAAATCCTGTCTGGAAGAACATCAATGCGATAAAAAATAATAACTATTATTTCCTTGATTTCAAATTATTTTCAGCAAATCCTGGAATTAGAGCAATTGAGAGTCTGGAATATTTGGCAGACATTTTATATCCACAAAAATAG
- a CDS encoding coproporphyrinogen-III oxidase family protein, producing the protein MYVVRYKSHHAALMKLKKVFEEKQNPALYLKEMLNTSSDNSRSIYIHVPYCMKLCSFCNLNRTKIDSSIENYHELILKQIRNVAKYNYIRSKEFESIYFGGGTPTTLSAKQIEIILKALYELLPISRNAEVSFETSVSELTEDRLNIMKELGVNRFSIGVQTFVDRGRRLLGRRGSGILAIKKIQEVLDKGFENTNIDLIYNYPGQTLDELMYDLKIVKDLNIAGLSYYSLIMHEGSLLFKLINDGVVSPPKIEKDKFFFNIICDELNNNGFELLELTKLARKNRDKYQYIRVKYKAGDCLAFGNGAGGKLKNYLYYNVPMPFHLRQDHEFPLPLTGTVVNKYYDIGIKIIGEIQFGYISFDQMDEENNVKFRFYCKDLIDKYVENGLLDELDNGLYKLTREGIFWGNNICSDIAERFAEFFINEVKEKGCIM; encoded by the coding sequence ATGTATGTAGTAAGATACAAAAGTCATCATGCGGCTTTAATGAAATTGAAAAAAGTTTTTGAGGAGAAACAAAATCCTGCGCTATATTTAAAAGAAATGCTAAACACGAGTTCAGATAATTCACGCTCAATTTACATTCACGTTCCATATTGCATGAAATTATGTTCTTTCTGTAATTTAAATCGCACAAAAATAGATTCGTCTATTGAAAACTACCATGAACTGATTCTGAAACAGATCAGAAATGTTGCGAAATATAACTATATACGTTCAAAAGAGTTTGAATCCATATACTTTGGCGGCGGAACTCCGACAACTTTGTCCGCAAAACAAATAGAAATAATACTTAAAGCCTTATATGAGTTGTTACCAATTAGCAGAAATGCTGAGGTTAGTTTTGAAACTTCAGTGTCAGAGCTTACAGAAGATAGATTAAATATTATGAAAGAATTAGGCGTAAATAGATTTAGTATAGGTGTTCAAACCTTTGTTGATAGAGGCAGAAGATTACTTGGCCGTCGGGGCTCTGGAATTTTAGCTATTAAAAAAATTCAGGAAGTCTTGGATAAAGGTTTTGAGAACACAAATATTGATTTAATTTACAATTATCCTGGTCAAACCTTAGATGAACTTATGTACGATTTGAAAATAGTAAAAGATTTAAATATTGCAGGACTGAGTTACTATTCACTTATAATGCATGAAGGTTCTTTACTTTTTAAATTGATAAATGACGGTGTTGTATCACCGCCTAAAATAGAAAAAGATAAATTCTTTTTTAACATAATTTGTGATGAATTGAACAATAACGGATTTGAGCTATTAGAGTTAACAAAATTGGCAAGAAAGAATAGGGATAAATACCAATACATCCGGGTAAAATATAAAGCTGGTGATTGCTTGGCTTTTGGAAATGGAGCAGGAGGAAAACTTAAGAATTATTTGTATTACAATGTGCCAATGCCTTTTCACTTAAGGCAAGATCATGAATTTCCGCTGCCTTTAACAGGAACAGTAGTAAATAAGTATTATGACATAGGAATAAAAATTATTGGTGAAATACAATTTGGCTATATTTCGTTTGATCAGATGGATGAAGAAAATAATGTAAAGTTCCGTTTTTATTGCAAAGATTTAATAGATAAGTACGTTGAAAATGGCTTATTAGATGAGTTAGATAACGGTTTGTACAAACTCACCAGAGAAGGGATTTTTTGGGGAAACAATATTTGTTCCGATATAGCAGAAAGGTTTGCTGAATTTTTTATAAATGAAGTTAAAGAAAAGGGGTGTATAATGTGA
- a CDS encoding DMT family transporter: MHYITAIISAFSSSVTSIFGKLSLNIGASAVQILFLRFLFTFLVAFSVFMIKRKKIDIKKLFLFGGLGILNYGIAAYFFFEGLNYLNPAYATVLYYTNPIFVVLFRLFFYKDKMSILNWIAVFVSFTGVIFANYGEKEFAVGNSLLYGTLLVLVSAILSAFFVTVAGKKLKNASNTTVDSVFYTFTGVFLYYFVLIISLREFVSIEIEFMGYALVLAIFSTFIPLTLNFFSLKKLGAHTLAIIMPLELVFASLLSFFIFGEGFNLLKLFGFILVGFAPIIERLKVIKNE, encoded by the coding sequence ATGCATTATATAACCGCGATTATTTCAGCTTTTTCATCTTCAGTTACTTCAATTTTTGGCAAACTATCATTAAATATAGGTGCTTCAGCTGTCCAGATTTTATTTTTGAGATTTCTTTTTACTTTTCTGGTGGCTTTTTCTGTATTTATGATAAAAAGAAAAAAGATAGATATAAAGAAACTATTTTTGTTTGGTGGACTTGGAATATTAAATTATGGAATAGCTGCATATTTTTTCTTTGAAGGTTTGAACTATCTAAATCCAGCGTATGCAACTGTTTTGTATTATACTAATCCAATTTTTGTTGTATTGTTTCGACTATTTTTTTACAAAGACAAAATGAGCATATTAAACTGGATCGCAGTATTTGTATCTTTTACTGGTGTTATTTTTGCAAACTATGGAGAAAAAGAATTTGCTGTTGGAAATAGCCTCCTTTATGGGACATTATTGGTTCTTGTTTCTGCAATTTTGAGCGCTTTTTTTGTCACTGTTGCAGGTAAAAAGTTGAAGAATGCATCAAATACTACTGTCGATTCTGTATTTTACACTTTTACAGGTGTTTTTTTGTACTATTTTGTTTTGATTATCAGTTTAAGAGAATTTGTCAGTATTGAAATAGAATTTATGGGATATGCGCTTGTTCTTGCTATATTTTCAACGTTTATTCCATTAACGCTTAATTTCTTTTCTTTAAAAAAACTTGGAGCTCACACACTTGCTATAATAATGCCATTAGAGCTTGTTTTTGCAAGTCTTCTGTCATTTTTCATATTTGGGGAAGGTTTTAACTTATTAAAGCTCTTCGGGTTCATCCTTGTTGGTTTTGCACCTATTATCGAGCGTTTAAAAGTAATTAAAAATGAATGA
- a CDS encoding type 1 periplasmic-binding domain-containing protein, protein MDLKSFHLFLALIFCVFLSLLFWYFYASNYVGFLYSVKNSSYYFPETYSGNLKLVTYSEMSAPEKVLRKFKSKGVNIVIGPTYSTTGELFAPYLEYFDVIAFSPTITSWELLNKTDRIFSFSPDNNAQINAIKNFLKARGINNILLILDPMNKKYSEEFKKLLDYFSGTEFYFYSLKTFLKKELDYKNFEAVVITITTKSAVDIISQTKSLNPNMIFVCADAAVDTELIDYAKNAKEEIYGVSFTSSLKDPVEILINDAVNAVEDHKFISAQQALRFYKNHYVRIKGNLSHFNKMGFLDRPVDIVKLTNRRINQ, encoded by the coding sequence TTGGATCTAAAAAGTTTTCATTTGTTTTTAGCTTTAATTTTTTGTGTTTTTCTTTCATTGTTGTTCTGGTATTTTTATGCAAGTAATTATGTGGGTTTTTTATATTCTGTTAAAAATTCCTCTTATTATTTCCCTGAAACTTATTCGGGCAATTTGAAATTAGTTACTTACAGTGAAATGAGTGCCCCTGAAAAAGTATTGAGAAAATTTAAATCTAAGGGAGTAAATATAGTAATTGGTCCAACGTATAGTACAACCGGGGAGTTATTTGCACCTTATCTTGAGTATTTTGATGTAATAGCCTTTTCTCCAACAATCACTTCGTGGGAGCTTCTAAATAAAACTGATAGAATCTTTTCATTTTCACCTGATAATAATGCACAAATTAACGCCATTAAAAATTTTTTGAAAGCCAGGGGTATAAATAATATTTTGCTCATTCTTGATCCCATGAATAAAAAATATTCTGAGGAGTTTAAAAAACTATTAGATTACTTCTCAGGAACAGAATTTTATTTTTATAGCCTTAAAACTTTTCTGAAAAAGGAGTTAGATTATAAAAATTTCGAGGCAGTGGTAATAACAATTACTACTAAATCAGCTGTTGATATAATCTCTCAAACTAAATCTCTAAATCCAAATATGATTTTTGTATGCGCTGATGCTGCGGTAGATACAGAACTTATTGATTATGCAAAAAATGCAAAAGAAGAAATTTACGGTGTAAGCTTTACAAGTTCTTTGAAAGATCCTGTTGAAATTTTAATTAACGACGCTGTAAACGCTGTAGAAGATCATAAGTTTATTTCTGCTCAACAGGCTCTCAGGTTTTACAAAAATCATTATGTGCGTATTAAAGGAAACCTCAGTCATTTCAATAAAATGGGATTTCTTGACAGACCAGTGGATATAGTAAAATTAACAAATAGGAGGATTAACCAATGA
- the yidC gene encoding membrane protein insertase YidC: protein MKKITVLLFLAFVLIIFGGTIGVEERSDGIYVITKFMEYKIGYDGNIHEIYRTLEGRRKVFTYSNDGFDITSVSTPSYKWNGLKSSDNKYSEITLTFNYEFAEKTYHFEEGPNYTFDVYIKASTSVEISIPRVGYPQDDRIRNNIFVSYYNKGDYISIIKFTGKTAGQNKVVGTNVRFLAYIGPYKKTLIKSAFEEDYTTISEMLKTVPGVGSWYDPIKYGLAYFFSWINNFTKNFGLTIIIFTIIVRLILYPLYHAQTKSMIKMRKIQPQIEVIKKKYKDPQKQQQELLKIYRENKINPASGCLMALIQLPIFIVLYQVIRYFQEEFAFSGSFLIWKDLTAGGFSANWIFLVIQIVAGYFLALIMSQDSRTAWQSILMSVFFPFLFIGFPSGVFLYYTTNTLIQLATTYYIYKKYKIKGITQRELWGLPNKG from the coding sequence TTGAAAAAAATAACCGTCCTTTTATTTTTGGCATTTGTTTTGATAATCTTCGGCGGTACAATTGGTGTTGAAGAAAGAAGTGATGGAATATATGTTATCACAAAATTTATGGAATACAAAATAGGTTATGATGGTAACATTCATGAGATTTACAGGACACTGGAAGGTAGAAGAAAAGTATTTACCTACTCAAACGATGGTTTTGATATAACTTCTGTTTCTACACCGTCTTATAAATGGAATGGTTTAAAAAGTAGCGACAATAAATATTCTGAAATTACTCTTACATTCAATTATGAGTTTGCGGAAAAAACTTATCATTTTGAAGAAGGGCCAAATTATACTTTCGATGTATATATTAAAGCCAGCACCTCAGTTGAAATTTCTATACCAAGAGTGGGTTACCCTCAGGATGATAGGATTCGTAATAACATATTTGTATCTTACTATAATAAAGGAGATTACATATCGATTATTAAATTTACCGGAAAAACAGCTGGACAGAATAAGGTTGTAGGAACTAATGTAAGATTTCTCGCTTACATAGGTCCCTATAAAAAAACTCTCATAAAATCTGCTTTTGAAGAAGATTATACAACAATTTCTGAAATGCTGAAAACTGTTCCAGGTGTTGGAAGCTGGTATGATCCTATAAAATACGGACTTGCATATTTTTTCAGCTGGATTAATAATTTTACAAAAAATTTTGGACTTACAATAATAATATTTACAATCATTGTACGACTTATCCTTTATCCACTTTACCATGCACAAACAAAATCTATGATAAAAATGCGAAAAATCCAGCCACAAATTGAAGTAATTAAGAAAAAATACAAAGATCCTCAGAAACAACAACAAGAACTTTTGAAAATATACCGGGAAAATAAAATAAATCCTGCAAGTGGTTGTTTAATGGCTTTAATTCAACTTCCCATTTTCATTGTTCTTTATCAGGTAATTAGATATTTCCAGGAAGAATTTGCATTTAGTGGTTCATTTTTAATATGGAAAGATCTCACAGCTGGTGGTTTTTCGGCGAACTGGATATTTCTGGTAATACAGATTGTGGCAGGATATTTCCTTGCACTAATTATGAGCCAGGATAGCAGAACAGCCTGGCAAAGTATACTCATGTCAGTGTTTTTCCCATTCTTATTTATAGGATTTCCAAGCGGCGTATTTTTATACTATACAACAAATACATTGATTCAACTTGCAACAACATATTATATTTATAAAAAATACAAAATCAAAGGTATAACTCAACGGGAACTCTGGGGCTTGCCAAATAAGGGGTGA